A single Aminobacterium mobile DSM 12262 DNA region contains:
- a CDS encoding ABC transporter substrate-binding protein codes for MKKVLAALLLACLVMFSGPMAFASADKPLAGQTISIFIAATGIDEIMAEFTKDTGIKVNYLNMSSGEVLTRLRAAKGKVLADAWFSGGVDSYVEAAREGFLEPYISPESEKIPAEYKDPDGYWTGLSVCAVDFLINKDVMKEKGLPMPKSWADLGKPEYKGEILMSNPAISGTNYSVLFHLIQIFGEEQGWEYINKLDSNIPFYTKRGAAPPNKASLGEVAIGIDPYDCGVKLIEQGYPVVSIFPEEGTPGFISPIAIMKGAKNMEAAKAFVDWCLSKRGQEVQMAHTAKVGTRPDADVPEYLRGLKEAKIVVVDAVKSGEMRKSIIERWQKEFGSKAEQ; via the coding sequence GTGAAAAAAGTACTTGCAGCCCTTTTACTCGCCTGTCTTGTTATGTTTTCTGGCCCTATGGCTTTTGCCAGTGCCGATAAACCCTTGGCTGGACAGACTATCAGTATTTTTATTGCAGCTACTGGTATTGATGAAATTATGGCAGAGTTTACTAAAGATACTGGCATTAAGGTAAACTACTTGAACATGTCTTCTGGCGAAGTGCTCACTCGTCTTAGAGCCGCTAAAGGTAAAGTTCTTGCTGATGCCTGGTTTAGTGGTGGGGTCGATAGCTACGTGGAAGCAGCACGAGAGGGGTTCCTTGAACCTTATATATCCCCAGAATCAGAAAAAATCCCTGCGGAATATAAGGATCCCGACGGATATTGGACTGGTTTATCTGTATGCGCAGTGGATTTTCTTATCAATAAAGACGTTATGAAAGAAAAAGGACTCCCTATGCCAAAGAGCTGGGCAGACCTTGGGAAACCAGAGTATAAAGGGGAGATTCTTATGAGCAATCCTGCTATCTCCGGTACAAATTACTCTGTCCTTTTTCACCTTATTCAAATTTTTGGAGAAGAACAAGGTTGGGAGTATATCAATAAACTCGATTCTAACATCCCCTTTTATACTAAAAGAGGAGCTGCCCCTCCTAATAAAGCTTCTCTTGGAGAAGTCGCCATTGGCATCGATCCCTATGACTGTGGCGTAAAGCTTATTGAACAAGGGTACCCTGTAGTATCAATTTTTCCAGAAGAAGGAACACCTGGCTTTATTTCACCCATTGCTATCATGAAGGGCGCAAAAAATATGGAAGCAGCTAAAGCTTTCGTCGACTGGTGCCTTTCAAAGCGAGGACAAGAAGTCCAAATGGCTCACACTGCCAAAGTCGGGACAAGACCTGACGCAGATGTCCCAGAATATTTGCGGGGGCTTAAAGAGGCCAAGATTGTTGTTGTCGATGCTGTAAAGTCCGGTGAAATGAGAAAGAGCATCATTGAAAGGTGGCAGAAGGAATTTGGCAGTAAAGCGGAGCAGTAA
- a CDS encoding M20 family metallo-hydrolase gives MACAPVYETRPVRIQRDIKHIASLGKDKAGRTCFTYSQQDKDVRDFLIETLQGLNLSIAVDGVGNIRARYEGKSPDAPIVMSGSHIDSVRQGGKFDGVAGVVAALEAVRTMVDEGLVPIHPVEVVIFSEEEGANFGPCCAGSKAMIGRYTVKDLKKLKTPAGTSMYTMAQECGYNPDSMPNSVLRPGDVKAFLELHIEQGPSLDAAGVPIGIVEAINGLRQMRVDVRGVANHAGGTLMALRQDSLLAASRMILAVEEIVREEGADTTVGTVGHIECSPNVWNIIPGRVTFSIDIRDVCEKTMDRVVEKVKERIQDIATACHVESRVSSLASLEAVRLSPQVIEVLEKKAKELGTPYKKINSGAVHDAVLLRSITDVGMIFVPSIGGRSHCPEEETDVEDIKKGADILLASILELAGFVKE, from the coding sequence ACGAACCTGTTTTACCTATAGTCAACAGGATAAAGACGTTCGTGATTTTTTGATTGAAACGCTTCAAGGTCTGAATCTCTCTATTGCAGTGGATGGGGTAGGGAATATTCGTGCTCGATATGAAGGAAAGAGTCCTGATGCTCCTATAGTGATGAGTGGTTCTCACATTGATTCCGTGCGGCAGGGCGGGAAATTTGACGGTGTGGCCGGTGTTGTCGCGGCCCTTGAAGCGGTGCGAACAATGGTAGATGAAGGGCTTGTTCCGATACATCCGGTGGAAGTTGTTATCTTCTCTGAGGAAGAAGGGGCGAACTTTGGGCCTTGCTGCGCTGGCAGCAAAGCTATGATTGGCCGATATACAGTGAAAGACTTGAAAAAACTGAAAACCCCAGCAGGTACGTCTATGTACACTATGGCTCAAGAGTGTGGTTATAATCCAGATTCCATGCCTAACAGTGTTTTACGTCCTGGAGATGTAAAAGCTTTTTTAGAGCTTCATATAGAACAGGGGCCATCTCTTGATGCAGCAGGTGTTCCAATAGGAATTGTGGAAGCTATTAACGGTCTTCGGCAGATGAGGGTAGACGTTCGAGGCGTGGCGAATCATGCAGGAGGAACTCTTATGGCCTTGCGGCAAGATAGTCTCCTTGCTGCTTCCCGTATGATTCTAGCAGTAGAAGAAATCGTGCGGGAGGAAGGGGCTGATACTACAGTGGGAACTGTAGGACACATAGAGTGCAGCCCAAATGTATGGAATATTATTCCAGGGAGAGTAACTTTTTCTATTGATATTCGCGATGTCTGTGAGAAGACAATGGATAGAGTTGTAGAGAAAGTGAAAGAGCGCATCCAAGATATTGCAACAGCATGTCATGTAGAAAGCAGAGTCTCTTCCCTTGCTTCTTTGGAAGCGGTGCGTCTCTCCCCTCAAGTTATCGAAGTTTTGGAGAAAAAAGCTAAAGAGCTAGGTACCCCTTACAAAAAAATAAATAGTGGGGCTGTTCATGATGCGGTACTGCTTCGATCTATAACTGATGTAGGTATGATCTTTGTCCCAAGCATTGGGGGGCGAAGTCATTGTCCAGAGGAAGAGACAGATGTTGAAGATATTAAGAAGGGTGCAGATATTCTTCTTGCTTCTATTCTGGAATTAGCAGGTTTTGTAAAAGAATAG
- a CDS encoding homocitrate synthase/isopropylmalate synthase family protein — protein sequence MTHYQTENWWTSPFNEEYRQTLALPEHVQIHDATLRDGEQTPGVVFTPEDKLKIARILANMGVERIEAGMPAVSEADKEAIKSIVKDNLPAKIFTFARAMVKDIEMATECGAHGVVIEVPIGKPKLLYQFGWTWEDVAKKTKEAVKASKDAGLYTVLFPYDTTRADWEDLKNLLGSVCDYCAPDSVGVVDTTGCILPGAMFQLVRRVKNLTGLSVEVHTHNDFGMALANSLAAVEGGADVIHTCLNSLGERTGNTSLFQVLMALKVMFNMDYGTDFGAFKKIADEISAMCNVPLAGNEPIIGDRIFTRESGIGIEMLREKPLAMFSLNPEFVGNEPQIVLGKKSGVKSVEVNLEKLGIKATEDQMRNILAEVKDFGIKNRRLLTDEEFKAIASKELQ from the coding sequence ATGACACACTACCAAACAGAGAACTGGTGGACAAGCCCGTTCAACGAAGAATATCGTCAAACATTGGCTCTACCTGAGCATGTTCAAATTCATGACGCAACCCTTCGAGATGGGGAGCAAACTCCAGGAGTTGTCTTCACTCCTGAAGACAAGCTGAAAATCGCTCGTATTCTTGCCAATATGGGTGTTGAACGTATTGAAGCCGGTATGCCTGCCGTATCCGAGGCAGATAAGGAAGCCATTAAATCTATTGTAAAAGACAATCTTCCAGCAAAAATATTCACATTTGCCCGAGCTATGGTCAAAGATATAGAGATGGCTACGGAATGTGGGGCTCATGGAGTCGTCATTGAGGTTCCTATAGGAAAGCCCAAGCTCCTCTATCAATTTGGCTGGACATGGGAAGACGTGGCAAAAAAAACGAAAGAAGCAGTCAAAGCATCGAAAGATGCTGGCTTATATACGGTGCTTTTCCCTTACGATACAACCCGAGCTGATTGGGAAGATCTTAAGAACCTTCTAGGCTCCGTTTGCGACTATTGTGCTCCCGACAGTGTGGGAGTTGTTGACACTACAGGATGTATCCTTCCGGGAGCCATGTTCCAACTTGTACGCAGGGTCAAAAACCTTACCGGACTTTCTGTTGAAGTCCACACACATAACGATTTTGGTATGGCCCTAGCCAACAGCCTCGCTGCTGTAGAAGGAGGAGCAGACGTTATCCACACATGCTTGAATAGTTTAGGCGAACGTACTGGAAACACATCCCTTTTCCAGGTGCTCATGGCACTAAAAGTTATGTTTAATATGGACTATGGCACAGACTTTGGAGCCTTCAAAAAAATTGCCGATGAAATATCTGCTATGTGCAACGTCCCTCTTGCAGGGAATGAACCTATTATTGGCGATCGCATCTTCACCAGAGAATCTGGCATCGGCATTGAGATGTTGAGAGAAAAACCTCTTGCCATGTTCTCTCTGAATCCGGAATTTGTGGGAAATGAGCCTCAGATAGTACTTGGGAAGAAAAGCGGCGTCAAATCTGTTGAAGTCAATCTTGAGAAACTCGGTATAAAGGCAACAGAAGACCAGATGCGGAATATTCTTGCTGAAGTTAAGGATTTTGGCATAAAGAACCGTCGCCTTCTTACAGACGAAGAGTTCAAAGCTATCGCATCAAAAGAATTGCAATAG
- a CDS encoding ABC transporter ATP-binding protein has protein sequence MYLQLKRLDKKFGHLYAVHNFSIDIEEGELVALLGPSGCGKTTTLRMVGGFLKPDNGHIILEGDDITALPPEKRPTATVFQSYALFPHMTVLENVIYGLKFRKIPREKACTMGMEMLEKVGLPLSGSKTIGQLSGGEQQRVALARALVTRPKVLLLDEPLSNLDAKLRVRMRREIFQIQSSLGITTLYVTHDQEEALALSHRIVVMEKGQIIQIGTPQDIYRRAENSFVADFIGRSNIITLKGGEKVAIHPEDLSFSYEKGILSGYISGRQFKGAITTYFVDVSGQTIEVDILSREDRQRSDGEKVEISFNKGSEMPLTRD, from the coding sequence ATGTACCTTCAATTGAAGCGACTCGATAAAAAATTTGGGCACCTTTATGCTGTGCACAATTTTTCTATTGATATAGAAGAAGGGGAACTTGTAGCTCTTCTTGGTCCAAGTGGCTGTGGAAAAACCACAACGCTCCGCATGGTGGGAGGGTTTCTTAAGCCAGACAATGGACACATTATTCTCGAAGGGGACGATATTACAGCTCTTCCTCCGGAAAAACGACCAACAGCTACTGTTTTTCAAAGCTATGCTCTTTTCCCTCATATGACAGTACTTGAAAATGTAATATACGGACTTAAGTTTCGAAAAATTCCCCGGGAAAAAGCCTGTACTATGGGAATGGAGATGCTCGAGAAAGTAGGACTCCCTCTCTCCGGCTCAAAAACAATCGGGCAATTAAGCGGAGGAGAGCAGCAACGAGTTGCTCTTGCCAGAGCTCTTGTAACAAGACCTAAAGTTCTTCTTCTTGACGAACCTCTTAGCAATCTTGATGCGAAGCTTCGGGTGCGTATGAGGCGCGAAATTTTCCAGATTCAAAGTAGTTTGGGAATTACGACTCTTTACGTTACCCACGATCAGGAAGAGGCGCTGGCTCTCTCCCATAGGATTGTCGTTATGGAAAAAGGACAAATCATACAAATTGGGACCCCTCAAGACATCTATAGGCGCGCAGAAAACTCCTTCGTCGCCGATTTTATTGGACGAAGCAACATCATAACCCTCAAGGGGGGAGAGAAAGTAGCCATTCACCCAGAAGATCTTTCTTTCTCTTATGAGAAAGGCATCCTTTCAGGATATATTAGCGGACGCCAGTTTAAAGGTGCCATAACAACCTATTTTGTGGATGTAAGTGGACAAACCATTGAGGTAGATATTTTAAGCCGGGAAGATCGCCAGAGAAGTGACGGGGAAAAAGTAGAGATTTCTTTCAATAAAGGCAGCGAAATGCCTCTCACAAGAGATTAA
- a CDS encoding ABC transporter permease, giving the protein MAVKRSSKLCGASFDAPFCLYLFLAVNVFIFILWPTLAVLKESVFVHGVFSLEHYRDLFTINQSLVRNSLFVGLWTTFFALFIGLCCALYVTHSKNKGKKVVLAVLLLSLISPPFVSSLAYIMLFGRRGLVTWKLLGLHWSPYGPHGVILIESISFATIAAFLIIAVLQGVDQSLEQASLDLGASRWHTLWRITLPLAKPGIITAALIVFIRSLSDFGTPMFIGGNYNVLATQAYMTAIGSYDFPKASAISTLLLIPAFIVFLLYRKILGKVPMLSSKTASVDEDLLGLPLWVNCIVFIGTWGFVFFELMKYGTIFCGAFTKTWGVNFSFTLQHIKILKLTKLSSLIRSIQYSVIAALTAGIMGVLLAWFLGRKNRPMARVIDFIADLPFILPGPFFGIAYLLAFNWLPEFFLGTGFLVITNCIYRQLTLGIKSGISVLNQINTELEDAVKDQGGSDIYVLKDVILPLLKSTFLVSFINTFTFTMTTIGGIIFLITPYTKVATVEMFDAIQQGDIGVGSVMASVIIIVVMIINAAFSYVLLHKGKNSSKKVRRSHVPSIEATR; this is encoded by the coding sequence TTGGCAGTAAAGCGGAGCAGTAAACTTTGCGGGGCATCTTTTGATGCCCCCTTTTGTCTTTATCTTTTTTTAGCCGTTAATGTTTTTATCTTCATTCTCTGGCCCACTTTAGCTGTATTGAAAGAGAGCGTTTTTGTTCATGGTGTTTTCAGCCTTGAACACTACAGAGATCTTTTTACTATCAATCAGTCCCTTGTGCGCAACAGCCTTTTTGTAGGATTATGGACTACTTTTTTCGCCCTTTTTATCGGCCTTTGCTGTGCTCTTTATGTTACCCATTCAAAAAATAAGGGTAAAAAGGTAGTGCTTGCGGTTCTGCTTCTTTCTCTTATTTCTCCCCCTTTCGTATCGTCATTAGCATATATCATGCTTTTTGGCCGGCGTGGGCTCGTTACATGGAAACTGCTGGGCTTGCATTGGAGTCCTTATGGACCCCATGGCGTCATTCTTATTGAATCCATCAGTTTTGCCACCATTGCTGCCTTCCTGATTATTGCTGTTCTTCAGGGAGTTGATCAAAGTCTGGAACAGGCTTCTCTTGACTTGGGGGCCAGTCGTTGGCATACTCTTTGGCGCATTACCCTTCCTTTAGCAAAGCCCGGAATTATCACGGCAGCTCTTATTGTTTTTATTCGTTCCCTTTCTGACTTCGGAACTCCTATGTTCATTGGCGGGAATTATAATGTTTTGGCTACGCAAGCATATATGACTGCCATCGGGAGCTACGATTTCCCGAAGGCCTCTGCTATTTCCACGCTTCTTTTAATCCCTGCTTTCATCGTCTTCCTTCTGTACAGGAAGATTCTGGGAAAAGTTCCCATGCTTTCTTCAAAAACAGCAAGCGTAGATGAGGACTTACTTGGATTGCCTTTATGGGTCAACTGTATAGTCTTTATTGGTACATGGGGATTTGTTTTCTTTGAACTTATGAAGTATGGAACTATTTTCTGTGGTGCTTTTACAAAAACCTGGGGAGTGAACTTTTCTTTCACCCTTCAGCATATAAAAATCTTGAAGCTCACCAAACTCAGCAGCCTTATTCGTAGCATCCAATACTCTGTAATAGCAGCGCTGACAGCAGGCATTATGGGAGTTCTTCTCGCCTGGTTTTTAGGAAGAAAGAATAGGCCTATGGCAAGAGTCATTGATTTCATCGCCGACCTCCCTTTTATTTTACCGGGTCCATTTTTCGGGATTGCCTACCTTCTCGCCTTTAACTGGTTACCAGAGTTTTTTCTAGGAACTGGCTTCCTTGTTATCACGAACTGTATTTACCGCCAGTTGACTCTGGGCATAAAAAGTGGAATTTCTGTGCTCAATCAAATCAACACAGAGCTTGAAGATGCCGTGAAAGACCAGGGTGGGAGCGATATTTACGTGTTAAAAGATGTTATTCTGCCTCTCTTAAAATCTACTTTTCTGGTAAGTTTCATTAACACCTTTACTTTTACTATGACTACTATTGGTGGCATTATTTTCTTAATTACCCCTTATACAAAAGTTGCCACCGTCGAAATGTTCGATGCCATACAACAAGGGGATATAGGAGTAGGGTCTGTTATGGCCTCCGTTATTATTATTGTGGTAATGATCATTAACGCTGCTTTCTCTTATGTTTTGCTTCACAAGGGAAAGAATTCGTCTAAAAAAGTGAGGAGAAGCCATGTACCTTCAATTGAAGCGACTCGATAA
- a CDS encoding acyl-CoA dehydratase activase-related protein gives METVFPMGIDLGSTTVKVVVCHPEGQLLFSAYERHNTDPSGTLLSILHLCAEKLGDMALDVAITGSAGMNMASQFSLPFVQEVVAAARYIRRRMPKVRTMIELGGEDSKMIFFDDNLNPDMNMNGACAGGTGAFIDQIASLLGVGLDSLNTLSSKGKAIYTIASRCGVFAKTDIQSLLAQRAKPEDIVASVFKSIALHVLSSLSRGRTIRGQVLFAGGPLSFFPGLRQSFVSYLGLDQNQDIAAYDHPRLLPALGTALFHESNEENSLSLGKLISRLSEKSGHIHIIRTDLPPLFESKKERGFWEERHKQYSLPSVSVQKAEGPLFLGVDSGSTTTKLVLIDKNHKMVLSHYETNKGDVLEITHRALTSFKKTLMENHREDLSIVAGASTGYGEDLIRKALELHHSLVETMAHFIAARTLCPNVSFILDIGGQDMKAMSIKDNHLETIKLNEACSSGCGSFIQTFAESLGLSMESFAQYACEAKHPCDLGTRCTVFMNSSVKQALNEGRDIRDIAAGLAYSVIRNSLHKVLKIRDYSELGPVIVVQGGTFQNPAILRALEVITKRRVVRPVEAGLMGAWGAAIYTAKQWQEEAVEGEHKDISHILETWEEPSAQNFRCHGCTNSCAVTSLTFSNGQKFYTGNRCRKIFNNGQRVARGHNFFKTRYDTLFNCPTEPTGSPAGTIGIPRALSMYELYPFWCTFFRECGYKVVLSPPSDENIHERGVSSVMAENICFPAKLAHGHIVALTEMGVDRIFMPIIVHERNEIRTANNSYNCPVVCSYADVIRSALDPEGQYHIPLDSPVFSLRKPVLFNKQVHEYGKFLGINRHRVAVAFKIALHAQQHYEKTVREEAQKALDESRAAKRHILAIACRPYHMDPLINHGIFDLIADLGADAIPADLLTAHFPGHSLSNCKVVTQWAYTNRLYAGAKATAKEGLDLVHISSFGCGVDAVTGDELEAIVREAGCSYSLIKIDEITNLGAARIRLRSILEFNRPSPSQKYENFFHEEQKISRKKLVMPWFSALYSPLLPSLLQGLGLEAEILPPQTQQSVDIGLEYVHNDMCYPAIVVIGDILKAFMEKQYTAKNAAVLLTQTGGQCRATNYVPLARKALASAGFPDVEVPTFGVENFETAGFYVSKKDAAQGLLYGLLGADLLASLFLSTAPREFSGGSAKTIYLKYLRHLGDFLKNRGTFSELIDLMEEAVATFNGLPMKEEDIPRIGIVGEIFVNYNEFAQDFLVDKLIAHGVEPVLPPLSSFFFMKFRSDVYNWKAYLCEPGLLDVLGNLFMETLTGYFESKLEAVLKNFRFALPRQTLKTLSKKVTRVTSLANQAGEGWLLPAEMIDMLEKGINHIVCLQPFGCLANHITGKGVEGVLRRLYPELDLLCLDLDPGTSRTNNDNRLQLLIMAAKDALIHGQEKKRLA, from the coding sequence ATGGAAACAGTTTTTCCTATGGGCATTGATCTTGGTTCAACTACAGTGAAGGTTGTGGTATGTCATCCCGAGGGGCAGTTGCTTTTTTCTGCTTATGAACGACACAACACAGATCCTTCTGGAACTCTTCTTTCCATTCTTCACTTATGCGCTGAAAAATTAGGAGATATGGCTCTTGACGTCGCTATCACCGGTTCGGCAGGAATGAATATGGCCTCACAGTTTTCCCTCCCCTTTGTGCAGGAAGTAGTGGCGGCAGCTCGCTATATTCGTCGCAGGATGCCGAAAGTGCGAACCATGATAGAACTTGGCGGAGAAGATTCTAAAATGATCTTCTTCGACGATAACCTCAACCCCGATATGAACATGAATGGAGCTTGCGCCGGTGGGACAGGAGCTTTTATCGATCAAATTGCATCGTTGTTAGGTGTTGGTCTCGATTCTCTCAACACTCTCTCTTCCAAAGGGAAAGCTATTTACACTATTGCCTCTCGATGTGGCGTTTTTGCCAAAACAGATATTCAGTCTCTTCTGGCACAACGAGCTAAACCGGAGGATATTGTCGCCTCTGTCTTTAAGTCCATTGCCCTTCATGTTCTCTCCTCACTCTCTCGTGGGAGAACCATTCGCGGTCAAGTACTCTTTGCCGGCGGCCCCCTTTCTTTCTTCCCCGGCTTGCGCCAATCTTTCGTCTCTTATCTGGGACTCGATCAAAATCAGGACATTGCTGCATATGACCATCCCAGATTATTGCCAGCCCTCGGCACTGCCCTTTTTCATGAAAGCAACGAGGAAAACAGCCTATCTTTGGGCAAACTTATATCTCGTTTGTCAGAAAAATCAGGACATATTCATATCATTAGGACAGATTTACCTCCTCTATTCGAGAGCAAAAAAGAGAGAGGCTTTTGGGAAGAACGTCACAAGCAATACTCCCTTCCCTCCGTCTCAGTCCAAAAAGCGGAGGGCCCCCTTTTTCTTGGTGTAGATTCTGGTTCCACTACTACAAAACTCGTCCTCATAGACAAAAATCACAAGATGGTTCTTTCCCACTATGAAACAAATAAAGGGGATGTTCTGGAAATTACCCATCGTGCCCTGACCAGTTTTAAGAAAACTCTCATGGAAAACCATCGAGAAGACCTCTCTATTGTGGCAGGAGCCAGTACTGGTTACGGGGAAGATTTAATAAGGAAAGCTTTGGAACTTCACCATAGCCTTGTAGAGACTATGGCGCATTTCATTGCGGCTCGCACCCTATGCCCCAACGTCTCTTTTATTCTCGATATCGGTGGACAAGACATGAAGGCCATGAGCATCAAAGACAACCACCTAGAAACTATAAAACTCAATGAAGCCTGTTCTTCTGGGTGTGGAAGCTTTATCCAAACATTTGCCGAGTCTCTGGGGCTTTCTATGGAATCTTTTGCTCAATATGCTTGCGAAGCTAAACACCCTTGCGATCTTGGGACTCGATGTACGGTTTTTATGAACTCAAGCGTAAAGCAGGCTCTTAACGAAGGAAGAGATATTCGAGACATTGCCGCTGGCTTGGCATACTCTGTAATACGAAATTCTCTCCATAAAGTCCTTAAAATACGTGACTATAGCGAACTTGGACCTGTTATTGTCGTTCAAGGAGGGACATTCCAAAATCCTGCAATCCTAAGAGCTCTCGAAGTCATTACCAAGCGCCGCGTAGTAAGGCCAGTAGAAGCTGGTCTTATGGGGGCATGGGGAGCAGCTATTTATACAGCAAAGCAGTGGCAGGAGGAGGCGGTGGAAGGGGAACATAAGGATATTTCCCATATTCTGGAGACATGGGAAGAACCTTCCGCCCAAAATTTCCGCTGTCATGGATGTACCAACAGTTGTGCCGTAACGAGCCTTACTTTTTCAAATGGGCAAAAATTTTATACTGGAAACAGATGTAGAAAGATTTTCAATAATGGACAAAGAGTTGCGCGGGGGCATAATTTCTTCAAGACTCGCTACGACACTCTCTTCAACTGTCCCACAGAGCCGACAGGCTCCCCCGCGGGAACCATTGGAATTCCCAGGGCATTAAGCATGTATGAGCTTTATCCTTTCTGGTGTACGTTCTTCAGAGAGTGTGGTTATAAAGTGGTACTTTCTCCCCCTTCCGATGAAAACATTCATGAACGAGGCGTATCGTCCGTTATGGCTGAAAACATCTGCTTCCCGGCAAAACTTGCTCACGGTCATATTGTAGCCCTTACGGAAATGGGAGTAGACCGTATCTTTATGCCTATTATTGTTCATGAGCGGAATGAAATTAGAACAGCAAATAACAGCTATAACTGCCCTGTCGTCTGTAGCTACGCCGATGTAATCAGAAGCGCTCTCGACCCCGAAGGGCAATATCACATCCCCTTGGATAGCCCTGTTTTTTCTTTAAGAAAACCCGTCCTTTTCAATAAACAAGTCCACGAGTATGGGAAGTTCTTGGGAATAAACAGGCATCGTGTGGCAGTTGCTTTTAAAATCGCTCTCCATGCTCAACAACATTACGAAAAAACGGTACGAGAGGAGGCCCAAAAAGCTCTCGATGAAAGCAGAGCTGCGAAACGACATATATTGGCTATAGCCTGTCGCCCTTACCATATGGACCCTCTCATTAATCATGGGATATTTGACCTTATCGCTGATCTCGGGGCTGATGCCATACCGGCTGACCTCCTAACAGCACATTTCCCAGGACATAGTCTCAGTAACTGCAAGGTCGTCACTCAATGGGCCTATACTAACCGTCTTTATGCTGGTGCCAAGGCTACCGCCAAGGAAGGCCTCGATTTAGTTCACATATCATCATTCGGATGTGGAGTTGACGCTGTAACAGGAGATGAGCTGGAAGCTATCGTACGAGAAGCAGGATGCAGTTACTCTCTCATAAAAATAGATGAGATCACTAATCTTGGAGCAGCAAGGATTCGACTCCGCTCCATTCTTGAATTCAATCGACCTTCACCTTCACAAAAATATGAAAATTTCTTCCATGAGGAACAAAAGATTTCACGAAAGAAACTCGTTATGCCTTGGTTTTCTGCTCTCTATTCACCTTTGTTACCTTCTCTTCTACAAGGATTAGGCCTCGAAGCAGAAATTCTTCCTCCGCAAACGCAGCAATCTGTAGATATCGGGTTGGAATATGTTCATAACGATATGTGTTATCCAGCTATTGTAGTTATTGGTGACATTCTCAAAGCCTTTATGGAAAAGCAATATACAGCTAAAAACGCCGCTGTTCTTCTCACTCAAACTGGGGGACAGTGTCGAGCAACTAATTATGTGCCACTCGCCCGAAAAGCTTTAGCAAGCGCCGGTTTCCCCGATGTGGAAGTCCCTACTTTCGGTGTAGAAAATTTTGAAACGGCGGGGTTTTATGTCTCTAAAAAAGATGCTGCACAGGGCTTACTCTACGGCTTACTCGGAGCTGATCTTTTAGCCTCTCTCTTTCTCTCTACGGCCCCAAGAGAGTTTTCAGGTGGAAGTGCAAAGACTATTTACCTGAAATACCTTCGCCATCTTGGAGATTTCCTTAAAAATAGAGGGACTTTTTCAGAACTTATAGACCTTATGGAAGAAGCAGTCGCTACATTTAATGGGCTTCCCATGAAAGAAGAGGACATTCCGCGAATAGGAATTGTGGGAGAGATATTTGTAAATTATAACGAGTTCGCCCAAGATTTTCTTGTAGATAAACTTATCGCCCATGGTGTTGAACCAGTGCTGCCCCCTCTCTCGTCCTTTTTCTTTATGAAATTCCGAAGCGATGTCTATAACTGGAAGGCGTATCTATGTGAACCAGGATTACTCGATGTTCTAGGAAATCTTTTTATGGAAACGTTAACAGGTTATTTTGAAAGTAAATTAGAGGCCGTTTTAAAGAATTTCCGTTTCGCACTGCCTCGTCAAACTCTCAAAACCCTCTCTAAGAAAGTAACTCGCGTCACCAGTCTGGCCAATCAAGCTGGAGAAGGGTGGTTACTCCCCGCAGAAATGATTGATATGTTAGAGAAGGGCATCAACCATATCGTATGCCTTCAGCCTTTTGGATGTCTTGCCAACCATATTACAGGGAAAGGAGTAGAAGGCGTGTTGCGTCGACTCTACCCTGAGCTGGATTTGCTCTGCCTCGACCTCGATCCCGGTACAAGTCGAACAAATAACGACAACCGTTTACAACTTTTAATTATGGCAGCAAAAGATGCTCTTATTCATGGGCAGGAGAAAAAACGGCTCGCTTAA